The following proteins are co-located in the Solanum pennellii chromosome 1, SPENNV200 genome:
- the LOC107007779 gene encoding heavy metal-associated isoprenylated plant protein 33, with product MSKEEFLKIQTCVLKVNIHCDGCKHKVKKILQKIEGVYKTNIDSEQGKVTVSGNVEAATLIKKLAKSGKHAELWGAPKAVNNQQNQHNNGKGGNNKGQGQVQKGGNNQAKGGGGGAQMPNQQQLQQLKNLQDLKLPPQFKDLKLPPMGKDQNPKAVKFTMPEVDDLTDDDFDEDDLTDDEDDDFDEDELDDELDDIPAKMKGMMGPGAGGGAQMKLPMMGGNGGGGAQMKPPMMGGNPGAQMKPMMGGNGGGGQMPNMMMMNGQHPQLMKGGNGGNNGGNNGGGGNGKKGGGNVPVQINMGGNNGGKKGGGNGGNPNQGGGPPAQKGGKNGGGQPSGGGQNKNGGGGGAGNIPNMNGNGAKKGGGGNDGMPQGMPNRMMAMSGGVNMGQLGNMPNPMGQMGQMGGLPVGQMGGLPMGQMGNPVGQMSHVSAVQGLPAGAAMGGGGGGGGGGNAGGYFQGAGPEVMAGNPYYQQQQMAAMMMQQQQQQQRANGNERFQPMMYARPPPAVNYMPPPAPYNPYYYGHPPPPSDNYSTFFSDENTNSCSVM from the exons ATGAGTAAAGAAGAGTTCTTGAAGATCCAG ACTTGTGTCCTTAAAGTCAATATACACTGTGATGGGTGTAAGCATAAAGTAAAGAAAATCTTGCAAAAGATTGAAG GGGTTTATAAGACAAACATAGATTCAGAACAAGGAAAAGTGACTGTTTCTGGAAATGTAGAGGCTGCCACTCTGATCAAGAAATTAGCCAAGAGTGGGAAACATGCAGAGTTATGGGGTGCTCCCAAGGCTGTTAACAACCAACAAAATCAGCATAATAATGGTAAAGGTGGCAATAACAAAGGCCAAGGCCAAGTTCAGAAAGGTGGGAACAATCAGGCTAAAGGTGGAGGAGGAGGAGCTCAAATGCCAAATCAGCAGCAACTTCAACAGTTGAAGAATTTACAAGATCTGAAGCTGCCCCCACAATTCAAGGACTTGAAACTTCCCCCGATGGGGAAAGACCAGAATCCAAAGGCTGTTAAGTTTACCATGCCTGAGGTGGATGATTTAACtgatgatgattttgatgaGGATGATTTGactgatgatgaggatgatgatttTGATGAGGATGAGTTGGATGATGAACTGGATGATATCCCGGCGAAGATGAAGGGGATGATGGGCCCAGGTGCAGGTGGTGGTGCTCAGATGAAGCTGCCAATGATGGGTGGTAATGGAGGAGGAGGAGCTCAGATGAAGCCACCAATGATGGGTGGTAATCCTGGAGCTCAGATGAAGCCGATGATGGGTGGTAATGGTGGGGGAGGTCAGATGCCTaacatgatgatgatgaatggGCAGCATCCTCAGCTTATGAAGGGTGGAAATGGCGGTAACAATGGTGGCAATAATGGCGGTGGTGGTAATGGGAAAAAAGGTGGTGGTAATGTCCCTGTTCAGATTAACATGGGCGGAAATAACGGTGGTAAGAAAGGCGGTGGTAATGGGGGAAATCCAAATCAAGGTGGAGGACCACCTGCTCAAAAGGGTGGCAAGAATGGTGGAGGGCAGCCGAGTGGTGGTGGACAGAACAAGAATGGTGGCGGTGGTGGTGCTGGCAATATTCCTAACATGAATGGGAATGGGGCCAAAAAAGGAGGTGGAGGAAATGATGGGATGCCTCAAGGCATGCCAAACAGGATGATGGCTATGAGTGGAGGTGTAAACATGGGCCAGTTGGGAAACATGCCTAATCCAATGGGGCAGATGGGTCAAATGGGTGGTCTTCCAGTGGGCCAAATGGGTGGTCTTCCAATGGGTCAAATGGGTAATCCAGTGGGGCAAATGAGCCATGTTTCAGCAGTCCAAGGCCTACCAGCAGGGGCGGCAATGGGGGGCggtggaggtggaggtggtGGTGGTAATGCAGGTGGCTACTTCCAAGGTGCTGGTCCTGAAGTCATGGCTGGCAATCCTTACTACCAGCAGCAACAAATGGCAGCTATGATGatgcagcaacaacaacagcagcagcgTGCCAATGGGAACGAGAGGTTTCAACCAATGATGTACGCTCGACCACCACCAGCTGTCAATTACATGCCACCTCCAGCACCATACAACCCGTATTACTACGGCCATCCACCACCTCCAAGTGATAACTACAGCACCTTCTTCAGTGATGAAAACACCAACAGCTGCAGTGTGATGTGA